A section of the Scleropages formosus chromosome 16, fSclFor1.1, whole genome shotgun sequence genome encodes:
- the zfyve27 gene encoding protrudin isoform X1 has protein sequence MQTAAAVAQEGAVKAGELCESIQLPPKDTSTSEMSELSSPKALTFDLLNMVISFKRMVIFLEPVNDMLELVKFLLGWKMPVCSLFCCIVLNVLFLTLSEVAWFCFLLLVISMPAVLGYLQDRSQVVTGESALQRKQHHTVQRRDLQAVHLTRQEAIVEVKGLLKQLDDILSQACLSAEAVYKVLYWENHMSSSLFYGSLLTVLCLLYTAPMGWVLTTLNSALFLWNKEFCRVLLEKRDLLYQGRPMPAEQEADTSVPEQVGFVDQTPTPNSAEDFSPGSVEEAEEAEPDDEFKDAIEESQLMLQETPLPLVEEDDVPSGVPEYDSISDNGLLSRNEPIRSKVSKLTERLRKRYPANNIGNCSNCSAVFSVLKKRRNCSSCGNSFCSRCCSHKVLKSSMGATAPEAQRETVFVCATCNMFLSKKD, from the exons ATGCAgactgcagcagctgtggcCCAGGAAGGAGCTGTGAAGGCCGGGGAGCTCTGTGAGTCCATTCAGCTGCCTCCCAAAGACACCAGCACATCAGAAATGTCTGAGCTCAGCAGTCCCAAGgccctgacctttgacctcttgaACATGGTGATCTCCTTTAAGCGCATGGTGATCTTTCTGGAGCCAGTGAACGATATGCTAGAGCTGGTGAAGTTCCTCTTGGG ATGGAAGATGCCAGTCTGCTCTCTGTTCTGCTGTATCGTTCTGAATGTCCTGTTCCTGACCCTGAGTGAAG TGGCCTGGTTCTGCTTTTTGCTGCTGGTCATATCCATGCCAGCAGTGTTGGGCTACCTTCAGGACCGCTCCCAGGTGGTGACTGGCGAGTCAGCTCTACAGAGGAAGCAACACCACACCGTACAGCGGCGCGACCTGCAGGCCGTCCACCTGACTAGGCAGGAGGCCATCGTGGAGGTGAAGGGCCT GTTGAAACAGCTGGATGACATCTTGTCCCAGGCCTGTCTCTCGGCAGAGGCTGTCTACAAAGTGCTCTACTGGGAGAATCACATGTCCTCGTCCTT GTTCTATGGCAGTTTGCTGACTGTGCTTTGCCTCTTGTACACCGCGCCTATGGGCTGGGTTCTAACCACACTCAACAGTGCCCTCTTCCTGTGGAACAAAGAGTTCTGCCGAG TCCTTCTGGAGAAGAGAGACCTGCTGTACCAGGGGCGCCCAATGCCTGCCGAGCAGGAGGCAGACACCTCAGTCCCAGAGCAGGTGGGCTTTGTGGACCAAACCCCCACGCCCAATAGTGCTGAG GACTTTTCTCCAGGCAGCGTCGAGGAGGCAGAGGAGGCAGAGCCCGATGATGAGTTCAAAGATGCAATAGAG GAGTCCCAACTCATGTTGCAG GAGACCCCGCTACCCTTGGTG GAAGAGGACGATGTGCCGTCGGGGGTCCCAGAGTACGACAGCATCTCAGACAACGGCCTCCTGAGCAGGAATGAGCCCATCCGAAGCAAGGTGTCCAAGCTGACGGAAAGGCTACGCAAGCGTTACCCAGCCAACAACATAG gCAACTGCTCCAATTGCAGTGCTGTCTTCTCTGTGCTGAAGAAGAGG AggaactgcagcagctgtggaaaCAGCTTCTGCTCTCGCTGCTGCTCCCACAAGGTCCTCAAGTCGAGCATGGGTGCCACAG CTCCCGAGGCCCAGAGGGAAACAGTGTTCGTGTGTGCCACATGCAACATGTTCCTCAGCAAGAAGGACTGA
- the zfyve27 gene encoding protrudin isoform X2, with the protein MQTAAAVAQEGAVKAGELCESIQLPPKDTSTSEMSELSSPKALTFDLLNMVISFKRMVIFLEPVNDMLELVKFLLGWKMPVCSLFCCIVLNVLFLTLSEVAWFCFLLLVISMPAVLGYLQDRSQVVTGESALQRKQHHTVQRRDLQAVHLTRQEAIVEVKGLLKQLDDILSQACLSAEAVYKVLYWENHMSSSLFYGSLLTVLCLLYTAPMGWVLTTLNSALFLWNKEFCRVLLEKRDLLYQGRPMPAEQEADTSVPEQVGFVDQTPTPNSAEDFSPGSVEEAEEAEPDDEFKDAIEEEDDVPSGVPEYDSISDNGLLSRNEPIRSKVSKLTERLRKRYPANNIGNCSNCSAVFSVLKKRRNCSSCGNSFCSRCCSHKVLKSSMGATAPEAQRETVFVCATCNMFLSKKD; encoded by the exons ATGCAgactgcagcagctgtggcCCAGGAAGGAGCTGTGAAGGCCGGGGAGCTCTGTGAGTCCATTCAGCTGCCTCCCAAAGACACCAGCACATCAGAAATGTCTGAGCTCAGCAGTCCCAAGgccctgacctttgacctcttgaACATGGTGATCTCCTTTAAGCGCATGGTGATCTTTCTGGAGCCAGTGAACGATATGCTAGAGCTGGTGAAGTTCCTCTTGGG ATGGAAGATGCCAGTCTGCTCTCTGTTCTGCTGTATCGTTCTGAATGTCCTGTTCCTGACCCTGAGTGAAG TGGCCTGGTTCTGCTTTTTGCTGCTGGTCATATCCATGCCAGCAGTGTTGGGCTACCTTCAGGACCGCTCCCAGGTGGTGACTGGCGAGTCAGCTCTACAGAGGAAGCAACACCACACCGTACAGCGGCGCGACCTGCAGGCCGTCCACCTGACTAGGCAGGAGGCCATCGTGGAGGTGAAGGGCCT GTTGAAACAGCTGGATGACATCTTGTCCCAGGCCTGTCTCTCGGCAGAGGCTGTCTACAAAGTGCTCTACTGGGAGAATCACATGTCCTCGTCCTT GTTCTATGGCAGTTTGCTGACTGTGCTTTGCCTCTTGTACACCGCGCCTATGGGCTGGGTTCTAACCACACTCAACAGTGCCCTCTTCCTGTGGAACAAAGAGTTCTGCCGAG TCCTTCTGGAGAAGAGAGACCTGCTGTACCAGGGGCGCCCAATGCCTGCCGAGCAGGAGGCAGACACCTCAGTCCCAGAGCAGGTGGGCTTTGTGGACCAAACCCCCACGCCCAATAGTGCTGAG GACTTTTCTCCAGGCAGCGTCGAGGAGGCAGAGGAGGCAGAGCCCGATGATGAGTTCAAAGATGCAATAGAG GAAGAGGACGATGTGCCGTCGGGGGTCCCAGAGTACGACAGCATCTCAGACAACGGCCTCCTGAGCAGGAATGAGCCCATCCGAAGCAAGGTGTCCAAGCTGACGGAAAGGCTACGCAAGCGTTACCCAGCCAACAACATAG gCAACTGCTCCAATTGCAGTGCTGTCTTCTCTGTGCTGAAGAAGAGG AggaactgcagcagctgtggaaaCAGCTTCTGCTCTCGCTGCTGCTCCCACAAGGTCCTCAAGTCGAGCATGGGTGCCACAG CTCCCGAGGCCCAGAGGGAAACAGTGTTCGTGTGTGCCACATGCAACATGTTCCTCAGCAAGAAGGACTGA